ccagtattctAGAGGCAAGTCTAGGAATTGGATCCAAACCAATTTTATAGCAACATATTTTTCATTAATGTTGAAACCAAGACACCATCTCTAAAACCTTATTAATTGACTCTCAATCCTTACCAAGGTTCTCTTCCAAGTGTTGGCCATATCACATTCGAGCTCAAATTGGAAAAGGATAAATCCCTTACCCATACGTGCCAGAGCCACCCTTCCCTTCATATTCCAACTCTCGTTGGCCTCCTTACAGATGTCATCCATCGTCACAAATCTAAAGTTCATATGTCTGATCAGAAAGTAACGAAAagtgagtaatctttcttcataTGCTTCTAAAGGCGCAATGATCTTTGTAAAGGATCCAAAATGGATAGGATTAAGCAAATCGTTAACATTTGGCAACACCCCCTACCATGGTTGAATAAGAAACCTTCAAGATAGGAATGTCTCCCCTAAGCAATCTCTACTCAATTCCTTCTCAACCATTCTTTATAAATACTAAGGTAAGCCTCCCAAAAAGGGGATGGATTTTTGGCTACTTGGAATCATCTGTTGAAAGAtttctaacttaggcatcagagagtcccccgtTGGAATAGCCCGACTCTCCCTTGTTTGTTCTTCATTGCAGGTCTAGCATGGAAGAGCTTCAGTATAATTTTTACCGCAACACATGCAAATTCGTTCCCATGCTGCCTACATGGGAAACCCTCTCTCCCATTTTAGTATTATAATTTTGGTGAATGAAAACTAATTCTAGCATTATTAATAAGGGTTGAATTGGTTTACATTGCTGCAATATCTCGAGCTTATCATAATAGTCCACTATTATGAGCCATGTGGTAGGATGATATGGTGATTTTAAAAGTTAGCTAGGTCTATGTTTGAAATAGGAACCtgtcaaatttaaaatttaaaagtgGCCACTTTTGTAAGTCTATGCATGGTATTTTTCAGTTGCAAGTTTATGCTATACACCCCTTTATAAGTTTTaatttttcaaagctttatgTTCACTTGGTGATATCCTTTGGACTAAAACATAACATATAAGTAGGGGATCTTCTTAccacaaaaaggaaaacaaagtaAGTAGGGACCTCGAGATTTATTGGCCCATAAATTTGGACCCCATTAGATCTACCACGTGGTAGATATTTTAACTATTAGGATAAGACTAGGAAACCTTTACCCTTGTAACAAAGTATTGATTTTTTATCAACATCAATTTAGAGAAATTAATAGGTTTCTTGCACAACCGAGAATTCTCCTTTATAGCCTACTCACATGTCTAGTTTTCACCACAATGCAAAATAAAGCCATGAAAACCATAGACTACCTAGAGTGGTGCATGCTGATACATGgaaggtatttgattgaattagccTCTCTAATGCCAAATGATTAATGTAGATGATACCTTGTCTATTCAGTGATCAGAATTGCTAACATTATGTTTCCATATGGCACAATGAGGTGGGCTGTTGATGACGATATTCCAACTTGGGCTacgcaaagataatttttctagttttttattatatattggctctctttggtatgatttctatttctatttatctggcctatttctatttttttcatttatttggtatgatttattgtacTTACTTTTATCTATTACTAGTGAACTTGCACGTGAAAATTCACGTGTGGTCAAATATATATTTAGATACAAAATCCAATTATTTCTGGGTACCTACATTCAAATCTAAACCTATGAGTCTGGCATGTGGTATTGATTTTTCACCTTGTTttgccctctttttttttttttttttttttttttgtgaatcaTTACTGTTTTACCACTCAATTCTAACTATTGAATGGAGCAGAGTCTAGAATCTAGATCAGCAAGTTTACATTACTCCAACCACTACTATGCACATCTCCAAAGCATTGATTTTCAAATCCCTGTTTAGCCGAGGGGCAAACTACAATATATCTTAAACTTAACTTGGGTATATACCTAAGCACTCTTCTATAGCCTTGATTCTCCAAGTTTTATTATATAAGTGATAAAATGCGATatgtttaccaaaaagaaaaaaaaaatgcgatATGACTAAAACTTAACATGTGTAGGGTGacttaaatatataatttttcacTAAAGTTGTGCTCCATCAAATATGCTGTGTGGCAGTTATTATTAACATTTAAAATGGTGCATGGTCAAGGTTTCTACCACGGGCTTTTAAGACACTCCCCCAAATTTCTTGGGGAAGATAATGGAGATGCCTATGAGTGCGTAGTTCAAAATACCAAATAACACAGACCCACGAATGCTATAATTAATAGTTTTGTGATGATTCATTTTTAATAGACTGCATTCTCTGGGCATCATATGACATGATACCTGGACTGCCACATCATTAATCCAAATATGTGATAATGAGAAATTACTCAGATGTTGAATAAACAACTAATGTTGTATGTGTTACTACATCATTATTGTTCAAAATAAAATGCGTAAGAACTTGAATCTTCAACCCCAAATTAAAGCCAAGGGCGTTCATAAGTTTCAGCGAAAATGATCATGATATCAAGAGTAGAGAGGGCATTCTATTCTAGGCTGAATCTGACCTGGAAACTGGGTTTTATGGTAACCATGGCCCTCGCCTGAGATATCTTGCTAGCTAGCTACGTACATAGGAACCAAATTCATGGATACTGAAACCAAGTatatataaaaccaaaaccctatgaAAAGATTAAAAACACAAAGGTCCATTTGAAATCTATGAAAGAAGGCATCAGATCAACATTTAGATACTAAGTGAGACGGATGGGTGAGTGGAGACATGTATGGGTGGAACTATGGGAGAGGGTGAGGGGATAAGTGATCTGCTGACCAAATTATGCAATCGCTTCAGATGGAATAAGTGGgtagactaaaaaaaaaaaaaaagtagacaGAAGGTGAGTAGGCAAAGTGAAAGTGAAAAAGATAAGGGGTGATACGACGAATCATGATACAAATTTATCCGCTATATAGAGTAACTTTGGATTGTGGTTGTGAGATTTTAGCATCAGTCTACATATAACACCACACAACCGTTCAATGTTCATCAAAGTATTGCCTACGATTTTGTAGCAGTgttggggaagagagagagagagaagaaatttaTAAATATGTTCAACTACTAATAGCCATTGTATCTATTGCTGAGGATGTATATCTCACACCCTTAGTAGAAAAGATGTCGCAATCCCTCATCTTTTTCTATTCTTAGGAAGAataatgttagatcaaacactaagaaacacgaataaagggagacaatagatctgtaCGACACAGatatttaacgaggttcacacaccagggtggtgtgctacgtcctcgggcgaagaagaagatgattcactatgcagaagagagattacaccctagcagcggcgatgaagaactcgccctaaaaccctagcttcgtgaaaaccttagaatacaatgactttctcaacaagcaacagtacattatatatactccaaaaatgtgggtcaacccatcgggtcgcggtcaatccggtcgaaccataccgcgggggcgtagcccccgcacccccatacgagatcaatgatgggctccgggcttaggcctatcggcccaatccctttgcttccatcacagatctcagaaaaatttccattcgggtcgccaccaaaatatgtcggatcaggtcaatcttcaaaactggTCAAAATTTCGAGACAGACTTAACAAATAACATATCTTAGATTGAAGGGGACGGAGCCAAGGAATGTTATGATTTCTTATGGGTGGACGTCCCTACCTAGCGATAGGAAATCAGAAGGAGTATATGCAGTCAAAATACCACCAATTTGGGAAGTAAAAATGTCATGGAACTTTGGCAGCACAAAACTTTTGCAATGGCGTAAGACCAATGGAAAGAACTTAAGATAGGTAGGCATTTTTCAGGTGTATATTCTCTTGCCTCGTAAGGAATCTTCCTTTAAGAATACATACACAATATATATACAGAGAGAGACCTAATTGGAACTACaaacaattcaaaaaaaattaagaacaaaCAAATGTAGGCGGTGGTTGGCAAGAGCACTCCGGCTATATCTAGCCACgtctctctttctatttttttcgtAATTTTGTGTACAAATGGATTATGCAAAGTGGGTCTTAGAGAGAGAGTTGGGGGTTGTGACCGATAGGGATGAGGAATGGGCGAATATATGACTCGGAGAGTGGGGAAGGGATGTGTCATTTGACATGTAGTCTCTTTAGGGGGTGATGGTTTAATCCTAAAAAAGGATAAGAATCCCAAGAATGGTGGATATATCcttgaaagaaagagaaattaagaGGTGCAATTATTCATGTGGGTCTCATACTCTCATCCATGAAACGGTAAGTGGCGAGTAATTGTAGGTGTAATTTTATCCAAtgaaaaaatattctaaaaagaTGGAGTATGTACTTTTAGAAGTAGtttgatatgatatgatataaatcaaaataaatcacaaatcacaaatttgTGAGCaactatttgtgatttgtgcaGTGTGCTACTTTTTAATTAGCATGGATTATAATTGCTTCAACACTGTCGATAAATAAGtaatttcaaccatttttagatttttcaaataaaatctctcgttttctctctctctttctccacccTAACGTGAACCACACCAACTCTTCACTCTCTGTGCTAAAATTTATACTGAatccaattctctctctccttacgATCTGCCTTCTTCCCGATAATCAAACAGAAAGCAATCACAATCTGATCTAAATCACATTCACCATTGATAACATCAAGAAACACAACCCATCATTGACCTAAATGTAGATCCCAACATCCCAAACCTCAAAACCTTCAGCTTTATATGAGCACTAAATGCATCATCCACACCTTTGCTGTTAAGTAGATTAATGGCTAACTTCAATCCCTGAACCAACAAGCtcgagaagagaaaagaaactgAAGGAGACGACTTCGAAGGCTATGAGTCCTTTAGCAACATCAAGGCCTACACCACACGTTACTTTGTTTTTCAGGCTGCGTTGGCCTGGTGTGGTTAGAGATAAAGCCAAGAAGACTACTATGGTGAAAAATGAGTTTACGTTTACAAGGATGTTACAAGGACTTCAAGATTTGTGACATGGACGCTTGTTAAGGATGATGAGGAGTTATAGTTCTGTATGTTTTTGGGAATGTCTTAGATCCGAAAATtttcaaagagaaaataaagggtTCTGATTGTTAGGAAAAGTAATTAGTAATTtgctatttatttaatatattatcAATAATGATAAAATTGATTTTGGTGAGTGATTGACTCAAGTAGGAAATCTCTATGTCAAAGTTGGGTTTATCTATAACTCTAACTAATAGATATTTTGGTTGGAGATATATATAAACtctcaaaaacaaaataaatacaGGATTCTATTTTCTCCTCCTTTAAAAAACTgtgctcctctccctctctctagcTCTTGCGCTCTACACTAGTGATTGAGTGGTAATTAGGGTTTTTATGTAAACCTTGATTATTATGGAGAAGCTTGGATTCAAAGGGAACGCAAAGCTATATGTGTGGGAAAGACTCACTGTGAAAGTGCTAAGATCGCGTAGAGGCTTTGTCCTTGTGGAGTTTCAGGTAATGATCTACATCCCTCCATTAATGGTTGTTAGAATATATGACCCTACCAGTGGGACGATACAAATCGTTTGCCGCACCTTCACTAGTTAGATCAATGgattgagattgagagagatcgagagagatagagagaaaaagagggtttGAAAACTTACTCTTCCATGATTTGATCTTCTTTTGAACTGTTGAATGGTTGTTTGAGCTATGTTTCTTAcctaacaagaaaagaaaagaggaagaggaagggggcTCTAGATTGTTGCTTTGTGTGTTTGggggatagagagagagagagagagagaggaaattaaAGGTGATAGATATAATATTCTTTGCTTTTCAATTGCATTTTTGGAAATTTTATGGAGaggagcatggtttcaagtatcggtatcatatcaGCCGTATAGATCGTATCGTATATCAGTAGAGACTGATATCGGTACCGATActgagaactaaatccatggagaGGAGAGATGGGGAAAAGTGTGTTTGCCAACGGGAAAGTAGctaaaagcatcaatagggtGAGAATTTCCATCCTTTTTTCATGGGGTAGAGTGGTTATTTCACTCACTCTATGTCTAGGTGCAACCCCCTCAACCTCTCGACAATGtcctttttcccatattttaatGCTATCACTTGCATGGCTACTACACTAGCACACAGAGGTCCTGTGGAGGCAACTTCAACTCATTGGGAGAGGGACAACACGATCTTTTCGTGCCCGCCTATGTCTAGGCGTAGACACATACAAGCAAGCAATTAAGCTCGTCTCCAATTCTTGTCCAATTCTCTCATTGAGCGCGACACGTGTACATTTTCAAAACCCAATGGTTGTGAAACTTTATTGGAATTTAAACCCATTTTAACTCTTCAAATGCCTCAAACTTCTACAACCACTGGATTTCGAAAATATATAGGTGATTAGGAATTGGAGAGGAGCAGGATCCCACATAGGGAGTGTTCTTTTTTCCCATAATATATTCTACATATAGGCATACTAAACCTATTTATAATTATAGAATCTAttatataaatagtaaccaaatggatattatttgtggtccataatcaTTATTACAAATGATTTCTCAAAAATAAGTAATAAATATgaataaaaatcataccaaagagagcctagtGAGTTAATTTTTGAATAACAAATCGGTGTTCAACCTGAGACGAAATGAGGGACTTATAAGTTAAGTTGAGTCTTCGAAGGATGGTATGTTTCTCTCATTCTTTAGGGCTCTTGTTTGAATGGACAGCCTCTTGGACACTGCTGTTATTGTGGAGGATATTCCCTAATTAAGTTGAGTCTTTCTGACCAAGGTTTGATAACTTGGTATCGGGAATGGGATCAGTCAAGGCCGATATTCACCCAATATTGATCCATATTGGTTAGGATTGGATAGAAATACCCTTGAAAAAACCCCCTTTTTggactattttatttttcattcatattGATCCATTGATATAGTATCAGTCAAGGCCAATTCTGATCCAATCCAACCATCCTAACTATATCCGATcagattcctcaaaccatgaccTGTCTTAAAACCATCCAGTCTAGCATATGCGAGCCAAATCTTTATCGTTTGCCGATGCCAACCTGGTGGCTTTTCGTTTCCATTGACAAGTGAAATGAGTCATATGACCAATGGCCCACCAAATAGTCACAAGACTCACAACTACTCCCATCCTAGTAGGTGCAAACATGTAGTTATGGTGAACgaatcaggttcacgtacgagaatgttctcgtacgcttttgatccgtggatatagaatctattaaatgaagagagaaaaaattaatTCTATATCTATGGATCAGGACCGTTCTCATACATTCTTGTatatgaacttgatccacactcgTAGTTATGGTTGGTAACGAAAGTTTAACTTTTTATGCTGGTGGGTCCTATAAGTTCTTGACCAGTTTACACAAGGAAGGAACAACTGAAACCGACTGGGACAATAGTCCTTTCCAAAGAGCCTTAAAGAGTGATTCTATTGTTGAGCTGATTTTGGGATGTGTGTCTAGTCCTCCCAACCATGGGATTACTCTTGTCCCTGGTCTCTATGGAGATGATCGACAGACCACATTACCCGAGCCCTACCAGCAACGACCACTTTGATGACAGCCGTCCAAACAGCATATTCTTGAATTTGGACTATTCCTTATTAATCGGAAGCTCCTAACATTACAAATTTAAGGGTACTTCTGTCATTTTAACATGAATgttttttttaggtgaatatATGATGAACGTTACGTTCCGTCATAGTAGTTGACAATGATCGGGTTTCGGCCTTTTGGGATTATCAGCCAACTTACCAACGCCTTTAACAAAGCAAAAGCTTACGTGGCAAACATGTGAAAGAGCATTCATGCACACAAATTCTCTTGAATTCCAATCCAAGGGTTAAAAATCGACCGCACATGCATTCGTCCTTTAATCGCATGTGATCCAAAATCTTTCAGTTGAAGATAGAAAGATCAGAAAATGAAGGTAATGGAGTTTCTCTCCTCATCTATATTTTCTCCAAGACCAACAGGGAAGAACGACGACATGAGAGCAACCTTCGATTCCCAAGATGCTTGTAGTTCACGGATATGGCGGGCCCGACTCGGATTTTCTTACAATAATTTAAGAGCTTaattaaggagaaagaaaaaaaaaaaagggattttgcAAGCTTTTGTGGCGTTTACGTTAAGCTGCGGAGAACTAATATGGTTGGTTTTCATTTCCTACCAAAAACCGAAGCTGCCATTGCTGAGAATAATAAAGTTTCCTCGACGTTATCATCTGGGTTTTCTGTGTTTACTTGTTGTCAAGAAGGGTTCGTCTTCCAGATAAGTTTCCTGATTAGATATCGTGGTTATTGCAAGTAGAATAAAAGAATCTTTttgtttcagaatttttttttttctgatttttctgtgATTCTCTTTCTAAATTTCATTTGAATTTGTACTCTGTATATTTTGGGTGGTTCTGTATCTGTAGTTGTAGAGGAATTGGGGTGTTTGGAGGATTTTTTTTGTCAGAACACAATTGTGGGCTGGGTGAGGTATaatagaggttttttttttttgtggctcTGGATTCATCGTATTGCAGAGCAGCTCGGTGTCGACTTACCGGAGAACGATCTTCTTTGATTGGGTTTGGATTTAATTAAGTTCTTTGACTGGGAGGAAACTAGAGTAGTTTCCGGATTAGAGATGGGGAAacctacagggaagaagaaggcacAGCCACAGTCAAAAGGGAAATCTGGTGGTGCAAATGCGAAGCAGAACAAATCCGGGGACCAGGGCACTAAGGCTTATGACAAGGACACAGCTGTCTTCATCACCATGTCTCAGGGGCTGAAAGAGGAAGGGAACAAGCTTTTTCAACAGAGGGATTATGAAGGAGCCATGTTGAAGTATGAGAAAGCCCTCAAGTTGCTACCCAGAAACCACATAGATGTAGCCCACCTTCACAGTAACATGGCTGCTTCCTACATGCATATGGGAGTGGCCGATTACCCCAAGGCCATCAGAGAGTGCAATTTGGCTCTTGAAGTGGCGCCCAAGTACAGTAAAGCTCTCTTGAAGAGGGCTCGGTGCTATGAAACTATTAACAGACTTGAATTAGCCTTGAGAGATGTTAATACGGTTCTTAGCACGGAGCCAAAAAATCTCACAGCATTGGAGCTTGAAGAAGGTTTGAAGAAGGCAATTGAGAACAAGGGTATCCAGGTGGGGGATAAAGGGATCATTTTGGCTCCAGAAAACATTGAATATCTTCCTGATTCACCGCCATGTATAGTTAAagagaagaacaaaaagaaaagccataaaaatgagaaaaagaaagctgAAGACAAAGCTGAGGAGAAGAAAATCGAGGGTAAAATTGATGAAAAGAAAGCTGAAGACAAAGCTGAGGAGAAGAAAATCGAGGGTAAAATTGATGAAAAGAAAGCTGAAGACAAAACTGAGGAGAAGAAAATTGAGGGCAAAATTGATGAAAAGAAAGCTGAAGACAGAGCTGAGGAGAATAAAATTGAAGGCAAAATGGATGAAAAGAAAGCTGAAGATAAGGTGGTTGTGGAAGAAAATGTTGGTAgtataaagaaagaagaagccaCTAGAACAGTGAAATTCGTGTTTGGAGAGGATATAAGATGGGCTCAACTACCGGTTAAATGTAGTATTGTGCAGCTGAGGGAGACAGTTAGAAATCGCTTCCCAAGCTCAAAGGCAGTTCTTATCAAATACAGGGATCAAGAAGGTGATTTGGTTACAATCACCACCACTGAAGAGCTGGGATGGGCTGAAGCGTCAGCATATTCTCAGGGTTCACTTAGACTCTACATTGTAGAAGTTCATCCTGAGCAAGAGCCAATATTCGAGGCAATAGAAAATGGTAAAGACGAGGAGAAGTCCTGGaagaaccaaaataaaattgCCGAGATTGACGAGAATGGTAATGGGGAAATGGAAACTAGGCCAACTTGTATTGATGACTGGATCATCCAGTTTGCTTGTCTGTTCAAGAACCATGTTGGGTTCAATTCGGATGCATATTTGAATCTTCATGAACTTGGGATGAAGCTTTATTCAGAAGCTATGGAGGATACTGTTACAAGTGAAGAAGCTCAAGGCCTTTTCGATATTGCTGCAGAGAAGTTCCAAGAGATGGCAGCTCTAGCCCTGTTCAACTGGGGAAATGTTCACATGTCGAGGGCAAGGAAGAGGGTGTTCTTTACAGAAGATGCTTCAAGTGAATCCATACTTGAACAGGTTAAAACGGCATATGAGTGGGCACAAAGAGAATATGTGAAAGCGGGAAACCGATATGAAGAAGCTCTAAAAATCAAGCCGGACTTCTATGAAGGCCTTCTTGCACTTGGGCAACAGAAATTTGAGCAAGCAAAACTTTCTTGGTATTATGCTATAGGGCACAAAGTTGATCTGGAGACATGGCCATCTTCAGAAGTTATAGAGCTTTTCGACGGTGCTGAAGACAATATGGAGAGGGGAATGCAGATGtgggaggagatggaggagCAGGGTCCTATTGAACTCTTGAAACCAGATAAGGCAAAAACCCAGTTGAAGAAAATGGGGTTGGATGGGCTATTTAAAGATGTATCAGCAGAAGAAGCAGCAGAGCAGGCTGCAAATATGAGATCTCAAATAAATCTTTTATGGGGTACCATGCTGTATGAGCGGTCTATTGTGGAATTCAAATTAGGGATGCCTGTCTGGGAAGAATGTCTGGAGGTTGCTGTTGAAAAATTTGAGCTTGCTGGAGCTTCTCCAACTGACATTGCTGTTATGATAAAGAATCATTGCTCCAATGAAACTGCACCAGAAGGTAATTATGACAACAATCTGAAAAAAACTATACAgatcttaatttttttccttttttttggtttaaaataGCTGGAATATTTTGCTACAACTGCAGGTGTGGGGTTCAAAATTGATGAGATAGTACAGGCATGGAATGAGATGTATGATGCTAAAAGGTGGCAGAGTGGTGTTCCATCCTTCCGGCTGGAACCATTATTTCGAAGACGAATTCCAAAACTTCATCATCTCTTGGAGAATGTGTGATCTATCTTTCTTTGATTTATCTGGATCAGAGTTTAAGCCAGCATTCTTTAGAGCAGTGAAAGGAGTCAGTTTTGTTGCTCCATTGTCCAGTAGCTGCATTGGTGCTGAATGAAATAGGTAATTTCAATCCATTGATTTGTCCATTTAAACAAATATATTTTAGTCAAAGATTTTTTCTGATTCTCTATGTACCACAATCTTCAAATTCCATCTGATTATGAAATTGATACTGAGAATTTGCAATGATTTTGAATCTTTTTGTTTGTATTTTTGCTCTGACTGAACTTGTTTGCAGAGAGGATCAGAATAGTAGATTTCAACAGTGTAGGTATGCAAAGGGATAAAGATAACATGGTTGGGTTTAGCTTGTGTTATAATTCGTAATTATAAATGCTATAATAGATTTTAATAATAATTCTAATACATGAATAAATAGAAACCATAATGAAAAAGATTAAGGTGACTGAGACCAACATTACTTCATTTTGTGGACAGGCAGTAAATATCTTCTGGTAATTAAATATATCTTAGATTGAGTAATGGGGAGCTTTGAAAGTACCATCTGGATACAG
This genomic stretch from Macadamia integrifolia cultivar HAES 741 chromosome 2, SCU_Mint_v3, whole genome shotgun sequence harbors:
- the LOC122068096 gene encoding protein PHOX1-like isoform X2 encodes the protein MGKPTGKKKAQPQSKGKSGGANAKQNKSGDQGTKAYDKDTAVFITMSQGLKEEGNKLFQQRDYEGAMLKYEKALKLLPRNHIDVAHLHSNMAASYMHMGVADYPKAIRECNLALEVAPKYSKALLKRARCYETINRLELALRDVNTVLSTEPKNLTALELEEGLKKAIENKGIQVGDKGIILAPENIEYLPDSPPCIVKEKNKKKSHKNEKKKAEDKAEEKKIEGKIDEKKAEDKTEEKKIEGKIDEKKAEDRAEENKIEGKMDEKKAEDKVVVEENVGSIKKEEATRTVKFVFGEDIRWAQLPVKCSIVQLRETVRNRFPSSKAVLIKYRDQEGDLVTITTTEELGWAEASAYSQGSLRLYIVEVHPEQEPIFEAIENGKDEEKSWKNQNKIAEIDENGNGEMETRPTCIDDWIIQFACLFKNHVGFNSDAYLNLHELGMKLYSEAMEDTVTSEEAQGLFDIAAEKFQEMAALALFNWGNVHMSRARKRVFFTEDASSESILEQVKTAYEWAQREYVKAGNRYEEALKIKPDFYEGLLALGQQKFEQAKLSWYYAIGHKVDLETWPSSEVIELFDGAEDNMERGMQMWEEMEEQGPIELLKPDKAKTQLKKMGLDGLFKDVSAEEAAEQAANMRSQINLLWGTMLYERSIVEFKLGMPVWEECLEVAVEKFELAGASPTDIAVMIKNHCSNETAPEGVGFKIDEIVQAWNEMYDAKRWQSGVPSFRLEPLFRRRIPKLHHLLENV
- the LOC122068096 gene encoding protein PHOX1-like isoform X1 — encoded protein: MGKPTGKKKAQPQSKGKSGGANAKQNKSGDQGTKAYDKDTAVFITMSQGLKEEGNKLFQQRDYEGAMLKYEKALKLLPRNHIDVAHLHSNMAASYMHMGVADYPKAIRECNLALEVAPKYSKALLKRARCYETINRLELALRDVNTVLSTEPKNLTALELEEGLKKAIENKGIQVGDKGIILAPENIEYLPDSPPCIVKEKNKKKSHKNEKKKAEDKAEEKKIEGKIDEKKAEDKAEEKKIEGKIDEKKAEDKTEEKKIEGKIDEKKAEDRAEENKIEGKMDEKKAEDKVVVEENVGSIKKEEATRTVKFVFGEDIRWAQLPVKCSIVQLRETVRNRFPSSKAVLIKYRDQEGDLVTITTTEELGWAEASAYSQGSLRLYIVEVHPEQEPIFEAIENGKDEEKSWKNQNKIAEIDENGNGEMETRPTCIDDWIIQFACLFKNHVGFNSDAYLNLHELGMKLYSEAMEDTVTSEEAQGLFDIAAEKFQEMAALALFNWGNVHMSRARKRVFFTEDASSESILEQVKTAYEWAQREYVKAGNRYEEALKIKPDFYEGLLALGQQKFEQAKLSWYYAIGHKVDLETWPSSEVIELFDGAEDNMERGMQMWEEMEEQGPIELLKPDKAKTQLKKMGLDGLFKDVSAEEAAEQAANMRSQINLLWGTMLYERSIVEFKLGMPVWEECLEVAVEKFELAGASPTDIAVMIKNHCSNETAPEGVGFKIDEIVQAWNEMYDAKRWQSGVPSFRLEPLFRRRIPKLHHLLENV